The following are encoded in a window of Amycolatopsis lexingtonensis genomic DNA:
- a CDS encoding CbtB domain-containing protein, which yields MTQRIAVANGKIATTNLSIALTVLALLGVLFLLQENGFALSPQAAHYLHEATHDARHALGVPCH from the coding sequence ATGACACAGCGCATCGCCGTCGCGAACGGCAAGATCGCGACCACCAACCTCAGCATCGCGCTGACGGTTCTCGCCCTGCTCGGTGTTCTGTTCCTCCTGCAGGAGAACGGGTTCGCCCTCTCCCCGCAGGCGGCGCACTACCTGCACGAAGCCACCCACGACGCGCGGCACGCCCTCGGCGTCCCGTGCCACTGA
- a CDS encoding nitrile hydratase accessory protein, with amino-acid sequence MSGTTLPAPYTSAVALGEARREVEHLVCGMPGGDPSFDHPWEIRAFAMAVAAHRRLGFDWSAFQGALIASIQDWERADAASESPWSYYEHWVSALEAVLAKAGVLDAADLDVQTKEVLALPANRNHHEAHTEPIAVDPARHP; translated from the coding sequence ATGTCCGGCACGACCCTCCCGGCGCCGTATACCAGCGCCGTGGCCCTGGGCGAGGCACGCCGCGAGGTCGAGCACCTCGTCTGCGGGATGCCCGGCGGCGACCCGAGTTTCGACCACCCCTGGGAGATCCGGGCGTTCGCGATGGCCGTCGCCGCCCATCGCCGGCTCGGGTTCGACTGGTCGGCGTTCCAGGGTGCGCTGATCGCGTCCATTCAGGACTGGGAGCGCGCCGACGCCGCGAGCGAGTCCCCGTGGTCCTACTACGAACACTGGGTTTCCGCCTTGGAAGCGGTGCTGGCGAAGGCCGGCGTGCTCGACGCGGCCGACCTCGACGTCCAGACGAAGGAAGTCCTGGCGCTGCCGGCCAACCGCAACCACCACGAGGCGCACACCGAACCGATCGCCGTCGACCCCGCGCGTCACCCCTGA
- a CDS encoding phenylacetaldoxime dehydratase family protein — protein MESAIEPRLQCPRTLSRRVPDDYQPPFPMWVARAEGALQQVVMAYLGVQYRQDAQRPAALAALRHIVGTFDGEDGPVQHDLTDHVDNQDHHNLIAVGYWSDPAAYCRWLRSERVKGWWESDERLADGLGYFREVLTPRTDQFETLYAFQDDLPGVGGVMGEISGEISEHGYWGSMRDRIPLSQTDWMQPGGDLTVVSGDPDKGGRVVVRGHDNIALIRSGQDWREAGEEERTLYLDELLPPLEEGMDFLRDNGEAIGCYSNRFVRSIDLDGNDLDESYNIGHWKSLGHLERWAESHPTHLRIFVTFFRVVTGLEKLRLYHEVSVSDGGDQTFEYINCHPRTGMLRDAHRPAGS, from the coding sequence ATGGAATCCGCGATCGAGCCCCGCCTCCAGTGCCCGCGCACCCTGTCGCGCCGGGTTCCCGACGACTACCAGCCGCCGTTCCCGATGTGGGTGGCCCGCGCCGAGGGCGCCCTGCAGCAGGTGGTGATGGCCTACCTCGGTGTCCAGTACCGGCAGGATGCGCAGCGCCCGGCCGCCCTCGCGGCACTGCGTCACATCGTCGGCACCTTCGACGGCGAGGACGGACCCGTTCAGCACGACCTCACCGACCACGTGGACAACCAGGACCACCACAACCTCATCGCCGTCGGGTACTGGAGCGACCCCGCCGCCTATTGCCGCTGGCTGCGCTCCGAGCGGGTCAAGGGGTGGTGGGAGTCCGACGAGCGGCTCGCCGATGGTCTCGGCTATTTCCGGGAAGTCCTGACGCCCCGGACCGACCAGTTCGAGACCCTCTACGCGTTCCAGGACGACCTGCCCGGCGTCGGAGGCGTCATGGGGGAGATCAGCGGGGAAATCAGCGAGCACGGTTACTGGGGCTCGATGCGCGACCGCATCCCGCTGTCGCAGACCGACTGGATGCAGCCCGGCGGCGACCTCACCGTCGTGTCCGGAGACCCGGACAAGGGAGGCAGGGTTGTCGTCCGCGGGCACGACAACATCGCGCTCATCCGGTCCGGTCAGGACTGGCGCGAAGCCGGGGAAGAAGAACGCACGCTCTATCTGGACGAGCTCCTCCCACCTCTCGAGGAAGGCATGGACTTCCTGCGGGACAACGGCGAGGCGATCGGCTGCTACAGCAACCGCTTCGTGCGCAGCATCGACCTGGACGGAAACGACCTCGACGAAAGCTACAACATCGGCCACTGGAAGTCGCTGGGACACCTCGAGCGGTGGGCCGAGTCGCACCCCACCCACCTGCGCATCTTCGTCACGTTCTTCCGTGTTGTGACCGGGTTGGAAAAGCTGCGCCTGTACCACGAGGTCTCGGTGTCCGACGGCGGAGACCAGACCTTCGAGTACATCAACTGCCACCCCCGGACCGGCATGCTGCGCGACGCCCACCGGCCGGCCGGCTCGTGA
- a CDS encoding CbtA family protein — MDTVPIGRTLGYGALAGAVAGGAGAATMYWLVEPLIRAAIAIEEAGSEPEAHTGHAQAAGEVVTRGEQVSFGLATVVLVGILIGIAFALVHRFLRPRLPGSSTAASVMALAGLGFVSFTLTPAIVIPANPPAVGDPMTVDARTLTYLGAIVGAVVLTAVITGVARAKNLTPGARAVAATSLGIAGTAVLLWALPDVADPVPAAVPADLIWHFRVASLAQIGVMWLVLAAVFAFLTFARPRLTPAPDASPRSAARVR; from the coding sequence ATGGACACCGTTCCGATCGGCCGCACCCTCGGCTACGGCGCTCTCGCGGGCGCCGTGGCCGGTGGGGCCGGCGCCGCGACGATGTACTGGCTCGTCGAGCCGCTGATCCGCGCCGCGATCGCCATCGAGGAAGCCGGCTCCGAGCCCGAGGCGCACACCGGTCACGCGCAGGCCGCGGGGGAGGTGGTGACGCGCGGCGAGCAGGTCTCGTTCGGCCTGGCCACCGTGGTGCTGGTCGGGATCCTGATCGGGATCGCGTTCGCACTCGTCCACCGGTTCCTCCGGCCGAGGCTCCCCGGCAGTTCGACGGCGGCGTCGGTGATGGCGCTGGCGGGACTGGGCTTCGTCTCCTTCACCCTGACTCCGGCCATCGTCATCCCGGCGAACCCGCCCGCCGTCGGCGACCCGATGACCGTCGACGCCCGCACCCTCACCTACCTGGGGGCCATCGTGGGCGCGGTCGTTTTGACGGCGGTGATCACCGGCGTCGCGCGCGCCAAGAACCTGACGCCCGGGGCGCGGGCGGTGGCTGCCACATCGCTGGGTATCGCCGGAACAGCGGTCCTGCTCTGGGCCCTGCCGGACGTCGCCGACCCGGTACCGGCGGCCGTCCCGGCCGATCTGATCTGGCACTTCCGTGTCGCGTCGCTGGCGCAGATCGGGGTGATGTGGCTCGTTCTCGCCGCCGTTTTCGCGTTCCTGACGTTCGCCCGCCCGCGGCTCACTCCGGCGCCGGACGCGAGTCCGCGGAGCGCGGCCCGAGTCCGGTGA